In the genome of Myroides phaeus, one region contains:
- a CDS encoding helix-turn-helix domain-containing protein — translation MEHFVNRLAFLLENLDYTASAFADKIGVQRSSLSHLLSGRNKPSLDFVMKINDAFPEISLTWLLKGKGNYIESENVTSITKIIQQPTPTIAPPIDPLTGHIITSKEDDQTGNKTQESNSNTVQKQGDNAALNNSDSILNQFPLHVNSNVDQIVVFYKDGTFKQFKPRQ, via the coding sequence ATGGAACATTTTGTAAACAGGCTCGCTTTTCTTCTTGAAAATTTAGACTATACTGCCTCTGCTTTTGCAGATAAAATTGGGGTTCAAAGGTCAAGTTTGTCTCACCTATTGTCAGGTAGAAACAAGCCAAGTTTAGACTTTGTTATGAAGATAAATGATGCCTTTCCTGAGATCAGTTTAACCTGGTTATTGAAGGGAAAAGGTAATTATATAGAGAGTGAAAATGTTACTTCTATCACTAAAATTATACAGCAACCTACTCCTACAATTGCCCCTCCTATTGACCCTTTGACTGGTCATATAATTACTTCGAAAGAAGATGATCAAACGGGTAATAAAACACAAGAAAGCAATAGTAATACAGTTCAAAAACAAGGAGATAACGCTGCGCTTAACAACAGTGATTCTATCTTAAACCAATTCCCTTTACACGTAAATTCTAACGTAGATCAGATCGTTGTTTTCTATAAAGACGGTACTTTTA